One Cucumis melo cultivar AY chromosome 8, USDA_Cmelo_AY_1.0, whole genome shotgun sequence genomic window, tatttttcaaaaaccatCTCGCTTGTTTGATAAACCATTGCAAACACATAATCAAATTATCACAATATTTGGGATCACCATACTTTCTTACCGTGAGGTACAAGGTCCACCAAAACAGCCAGGAATCTTTTTTATTCATCCGAGACAATGACTAGAAAACAACCAAGGATCCAAGAGCATTAGAAGCAAGAAATAAGCATTTAAATGTTTTCCTGATAACATAATTGAGAAGCAAATTCTGAAAATGAAAGAACTAAGCACTCACCTCTTGATCAAGGCTTTCAAATTTCCACACACTCTCACCCAGATCATTTATTTCATTCCACCACCTTAAACCAACCAATATACGCCCACTCACATTCTTCACGACCCAGAAGTCAAGAGCAGCAAGAAAAACAGTCACCACAAAAATGATAACAAAACTATTGAAAAAGAGAGAGGAAAGAATGTAAAAGGCCAATGCTCCAGCCTGAAAAAGAAGAAGCACAATCACATAAATCCCAGAAAGCCCAGAGACCATTCAAGAATGAAGTCTATTAGTAACATAATCTTACCTTAAAAAGAACATGAAAGAAACAAGTCTTTGGGTTAGCATAATTTTCCACAGGTGGCTGCAAAAGAGGGATCATATGAGTCAAACAATAGCAATAACTCTCTAAGAAAACCTTCCAAATCTAGAATCCCAATGGAACCCCAATTTCATAAATGCATCACATACTAATACCCAATAATGCGCTCAATCCTATGCTTCAAGAACGAAATATGCGGAGGTCCTAAAATCTAAACCAATTGAAATTCAACCGTAGCTAATTTGAAAATCCTCCATAATCTGCCCATCATCAGCTCAGATCTTACAGTAATCACGGATTTTGTTCGTTAACAGATA contains:
- the LOC103486078 gene encoding Golgi apparatus membrane protein-like protein ECHIDNA isoform X2 codes for the protein MDPNQPPVENYANPKTCFFHVLFKAGALAFYILSSLFFNSFVIIFVVTVFLAALDFWVVKNVSGRILVGLRWWNEINDLGESVWKFESLDQESLSRMNKKDSWLFWWTLYLTAVAWTVLGIFSLIKFQADYLLVVGVCLTLSIANIIGFTKCRKDAKKQFQQFATQTIASQFSSTLQSAFSVV
- the LOC103486078 gene encoding Golgi apparatus membrane protein-like protein ECHIDNA isoform X1 — protein: MIPLLQPPVENYANPKTCFFHVLFKAGALAFYILSSLFFNSFVIIFVVTVFLAALDFWVVKNVSGRILVGLRWWNEINDLGESVWKFESLDQESLSRMNKKDSWLFWWTLYLTAVAWTVLGIFSLIKFQADYLLVVGVCLTLSIANIIGFTKCRKDAKKQFQQFATQTIASQFSSTLQSAFSVV